The Pseudomonas moraviensis genome contains the following window.
ATTGGACGTTTTTTTACGGGTATTAGTGCTTCAGGATCACTGCTGATGATCATGTCATCAGGAACGTACAAAGGCTCAGGCGGGATCGCCGGATTACTCCAACTGATGACTGAATAGAGCAGCGTTGAAAACAATCCGACAGCGATGATTGATCGCTTCATGGTGGCTACCTTGGCAGGTGGTTGACAAGTGATAGCCTGTTACGGGTACAGATTCCCGTCTACTGTCATAGTTGACAGTAGACGGGGCGGTATGCAGCCGAAGATCATTGAAGGTGTGTCCGTATTTTCCATCCCCCCACATAAAGAAGCCCCGCCTGAAACAAATCAGGCGGGGCTTTTGCGTTACGACGTGAAGCTTAGTTCGAGCTCACCGAAGAACGCGGTGCTACCGGCTGGTTGTCGTTGGAGATGGTCACTTCCACACGACGGTTCATCGCACGGCCCGAGACGCTGCCGTTATCTGCTACCGGGTATTCCTTGCCATAACCCTGAGTGACAATACGCGCTGGATCAACGCCCATTTTCACCAGCGCTGTGCGCACGGAGTTGGCGCGGCGCTCGGACAGCGACTGGTTGTAGTTCGCGGCGCCAGTGCTGTCGGTGTAACCCTCGACGATCACTTTGCGATCCGGGTTTTCCTGGAGGAACTGTGCCAGTTTGTTGATGTTCACCAAACCGCTGGACTTCAGATCAGCCTTGTTGGTGGCGAACAGCACGTCACCGAAAGTCACCAGCGTCCCGCGATCGGTCTGCTTGGCGTTGAGGCTGTCCTGCAGCTGTTTGATCTGCTGGTCACGGGCATCAAGACGAGCCTGAGCGCGCTGTGCAGCGGCGTTTTTCAGGTTGTTTTCGGCGGTGCGCAGGGCGATGGTCTGCTTGGCCACTTCGACGCGCTGGTTGGTCAGGTAGGCCAGTTGGTCAACCTTGGCCGCGTCTTCTTTATCCAGATAAGCCTTGTCGGCCTTGTCCAGGTAGTCGCTGGCGTCTTTGGTTTCCAGTGCCGCGACTTTGCTTGCCTGTGGGTTGGCCTGCAGGCCGGCGTAGTTGGTGCGCGCCTGTTCCAGGTTCGGGTTAGGCGGGGTGGAGCAGGCAGCCAGTGCAACGCTTGCGGCCAGAAGAGCGGGAATCATCAGTTGCTTACGCATAATTTGTCGTCCTTTCTATCGGTAAGAGTTTCAGCTTTGCGGTCGGGATGCGCGCTTACTGCACAGTGCGCTGGCTTTCCTGACGCAGTTCCTGAACACCTTTCTGGGAATCCTTCACAGCCTGTTCGGCCTTGGCGGCCTGAGCCTTGCGTTCAGCGACGCGAGCGTCCCATTCAGCCTGTTCGGACAGACGACGGGCCTCGTCATACTTCTTGTCGTGCATGGCGATTTCAGCTTGTTTCAGTTTGTCCTGAGCCTGCTTCATTTCCACCGCAGCGAACTCGGTACCACCAGCGCTGACAGCGCTGTTGACGGCCGATTGGGTCACGGCGTACTGCTCGGTCGGTGGATTACCCGCGCAACCGGCCAGCACGAAGCTGGTGCCGATGGCCAGAGCGGCCAGTTTCAGACCGCGCAGGTGGGAAAACGAGGTTTGGGTTTTCATGGTCTTCAACTCCATTAGGCATCTCCTGAAAATACAACTGAATCCATCCTGGCAGAGGAGCCGAAAGCATCGCTTGTTGACGCGAATTGAAACGCTCGTTCCAGGCGTGGTTACCAGTTCCGACCGGCGGCATTTTTGAAAAGTTCAGAAAAGATGGCCTATCGCCAAAAATTAAATTGACCGATTGGACAAGGCTCTGGGGCGGGAACTTTGATGGTCGGAAGCGGTACGCGCGGGGTAAATATTCAGGATGTCACCATCCATTGTAGGAGTGAGCCCGCTCACGATAGCGGTGGGTCAGCCACGCATGGGGTAGCTGAAAAACGCCATCGCGAGCAGGCTCGCTCCTACAGTTTTGATTTGTGTCGGGTCAGTGCTTCTGCTTGTTCTCAGCCGACGACAAGTCATGCAGATGCCGCCGCGACAGCGCCAGAAAACGCGGGGTCGGGCCGACATCTTCATACAACGGATCACCTTCCTCATCCGTCGCCACCACCGTCGAACCCTTCACATACGGCAGGCTCGCTTCGAACTCCTCGAGCGCGGCGCCGATCAGTTCGCCGAGCAGTTCCTCGGGATGACGCTTGGGGTACATTTCGGCAATCGCCGCCAGGCGAGCAGCGGATTCCACATCCAGGTGAATCGTGTAGCCAGTGTCGGTCAGGCGACCTTTGGCGTTTTCTTCCCAATGCTGGGCGAGTTCACGAATTTTCATGATGACCTCATTTCGCGCCTGCTGCTGGCAGGCCTGGGTGAGTGTCCGGCAGCGCCGGCGGCGGGCCTTCGTACGGCTTACTGTTGAGACTGGCTTTCGCGCGCAAGGTTTAAGTCGATTCGTCGCCTGCTTGTAAGAAGCGGCGCAGAGCGGCACTCTCTGGCAAAGCATTCATTTCTGCGCTGTCCCCGATTACCGCTGGAGAACTGCTGATGACCGATATTGATGCACGCTTGCGCGAAGACGTTCACCTGCTCGGAGAGCTGTTGGGCAACACCATTCGAGACCAGTACGGCGAGGCGTTCCTCGACAAGATCGAGCAGATTCGCAAGGGCGCCAAAGCCGACCGGCGCGGCTCGATGGACGCCGAACTGAGCGCCAGCCTCAATCAATTGAGCGAAGACGAATTGCTTCCGGTCGCGCGGGCCTTCAACCAGTTTCTCAACCTGGCCAACATCGCTGAGCAGTACCAACTGATCCATCGCCGCGAGGAGTCGCAGCCGGCGCCGTTCGAGTCGCGGGTATTGCCGGAACTGCTCGCGCGCCTGCGCAGTGAAGGCCACAGCGCTGAATCTCTGGCCCGGCAACTGGCGCGGCTGGAAATCGAACTGGTACTCACCGCACACCCGACCGAAGTGGCGCGGCGCACCCTGATCCAGAAGTACGACGCGATCGCCGCGCAACTGGCCGCACAGGACCATCGCGACCTGACCAGCGCCGAGCGCGAGCAGATCCAGACCAAACTGCAGCGGCTGATCGCCGAAGCCTGGCACACTGAGGAAATCCGCCGCACCCGACCGACCCCGGTCGATGAAGCCAAGTGGGGCTTTGCGGTGATCGAGCACTCCTTGTGGCAGGCGATCCCCAACCATATGCGCAAGGCCGATCAGGCGCTGTTCGCTGCGACGGGCCTGCGCTTGCCGCTGGAAGCCGCGCCGATTCGCTTCGCCTCGTGGATGGGCGGCGACCGTGACGGCAACCCCAATGTCACCGCAGCAGTGACCCGAGAAGTTTTACTCCTGGCGCGCTGGATGGCCGCTGATTTGTACCTGCGCGACGTCGATCATCTCGCTGCCGAACTGTCGATGCAGCAGGCCAGCGACGCGCTGAAGGCCAAGGCAGGCGACAGCGCCGAACCCTATCGCGCAGTGCTCAAACAATTGCGCGAACGCTTGCGAGCTACGCGCAATTGGGCGCATGCCGCGTTGACCGCGCCGACCCCGGCACCCGCCGATGTGCTGCACGACAATCGCGATCTGCTCGAACCTTTGCAGCTGTGTTTCAACTCGCTGCACGAATGCGGCATGGGCGTCATCGCCGACGGGCCGTTGCTCGATTGCCTGCGTCGGGCGGTGACGTTCGGCCTGTTCCTGGTGCGTCTCGATGTGCGCCAGGATTCCACGCGGCACAGTTCGGCGATGACGGAAATCACCGATTACCTCGGCCTCGGCCGCTATGAAGACTGGGACGAAGAGCAGCGCATCAACTTCCTCACCGAGGAGCTGAGCAACCGTCGTCCGCTGCTGCCGGCGCATTTCAAACCGTCGGCGGACACCGCTGAAGTGCTCAACACCTGCAAGGAAATCGCCGCCGCACCTGCTGCGTCGCTGGGCTCCTACGTGATCTCCATGGCGGGCGCCGCTTCCGATGTGCTGGCTGTACAACTGCTGCTCAAGGAATCCGGCGTGCTGCGGCCGATGCGCGTAGTGCCGCTGTTCGAAACCCTCGCCGACCTCGATAACGCCGGGCCGGTGATGGAACGGCTGTTGCTGTTGCCGGGCTATCGCGCGCGCCTGCACGGCCCGCAGGAAGTGATGATCGGCTATTCCGATTCGGCCAAGGATGCCGGCACCACCGCTGCGGCCTGGGCGCAATATCGCGCGCAGGAGCGCCTGGTGGAAATCTGCCGCGAGCAGCAAGTCGAACTGTTGTTGTTCCACGGTCGCGGCGGCACCGTGGGCCGTGGTGGCGGCCCGGCCCACGCGGCGATTCTGTCGCAGCCGCCGGGCTCAGTGGCGGGGCGCTTCCGGACCACCGAGCAGGGCGAAATGATTCGTTTCAAATTCGGCCTGCCAGACATCGCCGAGCAAAACCTCAATCTCTATCTGGCCGCCGTGCTCGAAGCGACCTTGCTGCCACCGCCGCCGCCGACCCCTGAATGGCGGCATCTGATGGACGAATTGGCGGCTGACGGTGTCAGCGCTTACCGCCAGGTGGTGCGGGAAAATCCGCAATTCGTCGAGTATTTCCGTCAGTCGACCCCGGAGCAGGAACTGGGACGTTTGCCTTTGGGCAGTCGTCCCGCCAAACGTCGTGCCGGCGGTATCGAAAGCCTGCGGGCGATCCCGTGGATTTTCGGCTGGACCCAAACGCGGCTGATGCTGCCGGCCTGGCTCGGTTGGGAGACGGCGCTGAGCAAGGCCCTGGAGCGCGGCGAGGGGGAGTTGCTCGGGCAGATGCGCGAGCAATGGCCGTTCTTCCGCACCCGCATCGACATGCTGGAAATGGTTCTGGCCAAAGCCGACGCGGATATTGCGCAGTCCTACGACGAGCGTCTGGTCGAAGCCGAACTGCTGCCGTTGGGCGCGCAGTTACGCGACCTATTGTCGCAGGCATGTTCGGTGGTGCTCGGTCTGACCGGGCAGTCGCAGCTGCTGGCGCACAGCCCGGACACCCTCGAATTCATCCGCTTGCGCAACACCTACCTCGACCCGCTGCATCTATTGCAGGCGGAGTTGTTGGCGCGCTCGCGGCAGCAGGAAGTCGAGCAGGGCAGCCCGGTGGAACAGGCGCTGCTGGTGTCTGTAGCGGGGATTGCCGCCGGATTGCGCAATACCGGCTAAGGTTGCTGATCACGTCAGGCGGCATTCGCGATGAGGGTCGGATGCCGCCACGCCTGCCGTAGGAAAGTGCCGCGAGGCGACAGTTAATGTTGGGGTTGCGACTTGGGTTACCGCGTCGCGAGGTCACGGCGGGCGTCGGTTTCTCCGACTTTTGGCGTCTTGTGTGGGCGCAGCCTGCTGTGTATCTTGATCAGCCTTTGGCCGTTTGTGCGGCCACGACCCGTATTTTCAGGATCCGCCGGTTACGTGCGAATCCTTTGTTTTGTAAAGCTTTTATATAAAAAATTGAGGAGCACATCGATGCGCGTCATTCTGCTGGGAGCTCCCGGGGCCGGTAAAGGTACTCAGGCAAAGTTCATCACCGAGAAATTCGGCATTCCGCAAATCTCCACCGGCGACATGCTGCGTGCTGCGGTCAAGGCTGGCACTCCCCTGGGCGTGCAGGCCAAGAGCATCATGGATGCCGGCGGCCTGGTGTCGGATGACCTGATCATCGCGCTGGTCAAGGACCGCATCGCTCAACCTGATTGCGCCAACGGTTTCCTGTTCGACGGCTTCCCGCGCACCATTCCGCAGGCCGAAGCACTGGTCACTGCCGGTGTCGAACTGGACGCCGTGGTGGAAATCGCTGTTGAAGACGAAGAAATCGTCCAGCGCATCGCCGGTCGCCGTGTTCACGAAGCCAGCGGCCGCGTTTACCACATCGTCTACAACCCGCCGAAACTGGCTGGCAAGGACGACATCACCGGTGAAGAGCTGGTGCAGCGCAAGGACGACACCGAAGAAACCGTGCGTCATCGCCTGTCGGTCTACCATTCGCAGACCAAGCCGCTGGTGGAGTTCTACCAGAACCTGTCTGCCGCCAATGGTGGCAAGCCGAAGTACAGCCACATTCCAGGCGTGGGTTCGGTCGATGCGATCACCGCCAAGGTGCTGGCCGCGCTGAGCTGAAAAGTCTGACCGCAGCATCAATCCACGGCCCGCTTGCGGGCCGTAGTTGTTTATACTGACGCACTTTTTTCCCACCCCTGTTTTGGAAACATCGATGAGCACCTTGCTGGCCCTGGACACCGCGACTGAAGCTTGCTCCGTTGCCTTGCTGCATGACGGCAAGGTCACGAGCCATTACGAGGTGATCCCGCGTTTGCACGCGCAGAAGCTGCTGCCGATGATCCAGCAATTGCTCGCCGATGCGGGCACCACATTGCAAGCGGTCGACGCCATCGCTTTCGGTCGTGGCCCGGGCGCGTTTACCGGTGTGCGGATTGCCATCGGCGTAGTGCAAGGTTTGGCGTTCGCGCTGGATCGTCCGGTGCTGCCGGTATCCAATCTTGCGGTGTTGGCGCAGCGTGCCTTGCGTGAGCAGGGCGTCAGCCAGGTGGCGGCCGCCATCGATGCGCGGATGGATGAGGTTTATTGGGGCTGCTATCGCGAGACGGCGGGGGAGATGCGTCTGGTTGGCGCCGAAGCCGTGCTGCCGCCGGAAGTGGCTGCGTTGCCGGCCGATGCCAGCGGCGACTGGTTCGGTGCCGGAACCGGTTGGGGTTATGGTGAGCGCATTGCGGTCAATCTGAGCGGCTCCGACGCCGGCATGTTGCCCCACGCTGAAGATCTGCTGACGCTGGCGCGTTTCGCCTGGGAGCGCGGCGAATCGATCCCGGCGGATGACGCCCAACCGGTTTACCTGCGCGATAAAGTCGCCACCCCCAAAGCCCGCTGATCTCCGGTCTGTGCTGTTCCCTATGGCGAGGGAGCTTGCTCCCGTTCGGCTGCGCAGCAGTCGCAAACCCTGCATTCGCGATTTGACTGATGAATAAACGGGGCCGCTTCGCTGCCCAGCGGGAGCAAGCTCCCTCGCCACAAAAGCGCCCGCCGGGTATTCAGTGCCTTATCCCGAATCCAGTCAATCGTCAGTTTCTACCCCCTCGCTTAAAACCTTTTGCGCTTTCTGTGTTCTAGTTATCACTCGGCGGTTTGCTAAGTCGGTCAAGTGCCGCTAAATTGCCATCATCGATACCGAGCATGACATTATGCGTATAGACGGCGTTTCCACTCAGTCCTATCCCATCAAGCGCAAGCCGCGCAAAGGCAATGCGGCGCTGGATGAGTCCGTCGACATCATCGACGGCGAGCTGGAATTCCCGAGCGAAGAGCAGTTGGCAGCCCGTGCTGCCCAAGCTACCGCGCAACGCCTGAGCAACCTGCCTGCCCGTCAGCAAGACATGATCTACCACCGCGCGATGAAGAAAAGCGTAGCCATGGCCCTGGCCAGCTACCTGAGCACCGCCGGATTTGTCGACTGGGATGCGGACGTGCTGGGCCTCGATCTGTATATCTGATGGATCTGCCTTACTACCTCGGTTGCCCGTCCTGGAGCGAAAATGCCTGGCGCGAGTATCTGTATCCGGTAGATGCAAAAACCTCCGATTTTCTCGCTCTCTATTGCCAGGTGTTCAACGCCGTCGAAGGCAACACCACCTTCTACGCCAGCCCTTCGCCAGCCACCGTGCAGCGCTGGGCCGAGATCATGCCGGCGCACTTTCGCTTCACCGCCAAATTCCCCGGCGACATCAGTCACAGTGGCGACTTGCGCGAGCAACTGACTGCTGCCAAAACCTTCCTGCAATTACTCAAGCCGTTGGGCGAGCGTGTTTCGCCGCTGTGGCTGCAATTGTCGAAAAGCTTTACACCGCAGCGTCTGCCGGAACTGGTGGCGTTCATCGACGCGCTGGATTGCCCGCTTGCGGTGGAAGTGCGCAATGAGCAGTTCTTCGCCAAGGGCGAGAGCGAGCGCCTGCTCAATCGCCTGCTGCTGGATCGCGGCGTCGAGCGCATCTGTCTCGACCCGCGTGCGCTGTTCAGTTGCCTGTCGACCGAGTCTTCGGTGATCCACGCGCAATCGAAAAAGCCACGCGTGCCGACCCGTCCCGCAGCGTTCACGCAGTTTCCGCAGGTGCGCTTCATCGGCCATCCCGAGCTTGAGGCCAACGATGCGTTTCTCGTGCCGTGGGTGGCGAAAATCGCCGAATGGATCGAAGAGGGCCGCACCCCGTACATCTTCCTGCACACCGCCGACAACCTGTTGGCAGCGAAACTCGCGCAACGTTTTCACGCGCAACTGATGCAACGTTTGCCTGGCTTGCCCGCGCTGCCTGAGCTATACAGAGAACCCGCCGTCGAGCAGCTTGGCTTGCTCTGAGGCGGTTTTTTTCTGCCCGGGAGCCCGTCGATGAACGTCCAAGCCAGTCAGGCGCAACTGCTTAAAGCCCAAGCCTTCAAGGCCCTGCATGATCGTCAGGAGACTTTCGTGATTCCCAATCCGTGGGACGCCGGTTCGGCGAAGATGCTCGCCAGTCTGGGTTATTCGGCCTTGGCCACCACCAGCGCCGGTTACGCGTTCTCCCAAGGCAAGGCGGACGGCGCGTTGAGTCTCGACGAGACCCTGGCCAATGTCCGCGCGATCGTCGCAGCGACTGATCTGCCGGTGGCGGTGGATCTGGAAAACGGCTTTGCCGATGACCCGGTCGAGGCTGCGCAGAGTCTTCTGCGCGCAGCCGAGGCGGGGGCGGTGGGTGGTTCGATCGAAGATGCCACGGGGCGTCCGGACGCGCCGATCTATTGCTTCGAACACGCCGTGGCGCGCATTGAAGCCGCCGTCGCCGCGGTGCGCACGCTGCCGTTTCCCTTTGTCCTCACCGCTCGCGCGGAAAACTACCTGCACGGTAATCCCGACCTCGATGACACCATTCGCCGCTTGCAGGCATTTGCCGCCGCAGGTGCCGACGTTCTTTATGCGCCGGGTTTGCGCAGCGCCGAAGAAGTGCGCGCAGTGGTGCAGGCCGTGGCGCCGAAACCGGTCAATGTGTTGATGTCTGGCGGTTTGAAACTGACCGTACAACAGCTCGAGGAAATGGGCGTACGGCGGATCAGCACCGGATCGGCGCTGGCGCTGGCGGCGTTCGGCGAATTTTTCCGCGCGGCTGAAGAAATCCAGCAGTCCGGCACGTTTGGCTTCACGTCGCAGTCGATGCCGTACGCCAAGGCCAATCAATTCTTCAAGGACTGAGCATGGGGCGCTGGCTGTTCTGGTTGGTGTTGCTGGCGATCGGCGGTGCAGCGGTCAGTGTCTGGCGCGGCTGGCTGGACGTACCAGCGCAGTGGAATCCGTGGGCACCGCTGGACGTAAAAGCCGCGCCCAACTGGCTGACCGGTTACAAACTCATGCGTCTGCGCAGCGATCCTGAGCTGTGCGCACAGGCGCTGGGCAGCGCGGATCTGCGCGTCAGCCGCCAGGCCGACAGTCCCGGTGCGAAGTGCCCGCTGATCGGCGCTCTGCGTGTGCAGGGCGGTGAAGTGGCGCTGAGCAGCAGTTTCATCGCCAGCTGCCCGCTGGCGGTGGCCTACGCGATGTTCGAACACCACACCCTGCAACCGGTCGCGCAATCGGTGTATGGCCAGAAAGTCACGCGTGTCGACCATCTCGGCAGCTTCGCCTGTCGCAATGTCTACAACCGTGAGAACGGCGCGCTCAGTCGACACGCCAGTGCCGACGCGCTGGACATCGCCGGCTTCCGCCTGGCTGATGGACGCACGATCAGCGTGCTCAAGGATTGGCCCAAACAAAATCAGGACGCACAGTTTTTGCGTCAGCTGCGTGGCGGCGCCTGTGAGTCATTCAGTGTGGTGTTGAGCCCGGATTACAACGCCGCCCATCGCAATCACTTTCATGTCGATGTCGGGCGCTGGAGCGTGTGTCGCTGAGGGTCAGGCGGCGAGGCGCAGGTTCTGCAGAACGATCGGGCGAGCCCAGCCGTTGTCGAAGTCCAGGGCCTTCTGCTGCTCGACGATTTCTTCCGGCGGGAACGGTGGGTACGGCTTCTGCAGCAAGTCCAGGTCGAACTCGGCGATCGGCAGGTACAGCGGGCGTTTTTGCGGAGCGGGGCCTGGCTCAGGCAGCGGCTGGCCATTGTTGAT
Protein-coding sequences here:
- a CDS encoding OmpA family protein; translation: MRKQLMIPALLAASVALAACSTPPNPNLEQARTNYAGLQANPQASKVAALETKDASDYLDKADKAYLDKEDAAKVDQLAYLTNQRVEVAKQTIALRTAENNLKNAAAQRAQARLDARDQQIKQLQDSLNAKQTDRGTLVTFGDVLFATNKADLKSSGLVNINKLAQFLQENPDRKVIVEGYTDSTGAANYNQSLSERRANSVRTALVKMGVDPARIVTQGYGKEYPVADNGSVSGRAMNRRVEVTISNDNQPVAPRSSVSSN
- a CDS encoding DUF4398 domain-containing protein, whose translation is MELKTMKTQTSFSHLRGLKLAALAIGTSFVLAGCAGNPPTEQYAVTQSAVNSAVSAGGTEFAAVEMKQAQDKLKQAEIAMHDKKYDEARRLSEQAEWDARVAERKAQAAKAEQAVKDSQKGVQELRQESQRTVQ
- the ppc gene encoding phosphoenolpyruvate carboxylase, producing MTDIDARLREDVHLLGELLGNTIRDQYGEAFLDKIEQIRKGAKADRRGSMDAELSASLNQLSEDELLPVARAFNQFLNLANIAEQYQLIHRREESQPAPFESRVLPELLARLRSEGHSAESLARQLARLEIELVLTAHPTEVARRTLIQKYDAIAAQLAAQDHRDLTSAEREQIQTKLQRLIAEAWHTEEIRRTRPTPVDEAKWGFAVIEHSLWQAIPNHMRKADQALFAATGLRLPLEAAPIRFASWMGGDRDGNPNVTAAVTREVLLLARWMAADLYLRDVDHLAAELSMQQASDALKAKAGDSAEPYRAVLKQLRERLRATRNWAHAALTAPTPAPADVLHDNRDLLEPLQLCFNSLHECGMGVIADGPLLDCLRRAVTFGLFLVRLDVRQDSTRHSSAMTEITDYLGLGRYEDWDEEQRINFLTEELSNRRPLLPAHFKPSADTAEVLNTCKEIAAAPAASLGSYVISMAGAASDVLAVQLLLKESGVLRPMRVVPLFETLADLDNAGPVMERLLLLPGYRARLHGPQEVMIGYSDSAKDAGTTAAAWAQYRAQERLVEICREQQVELLLFHGRGGTVGRGGGPAHAAILSQPPGSVAGRFRTTEQGEMIRFKFGLPDIAEQNLNLYLAAVLEATLLPPPPPTPEWRHLMDELAADGVSAYRQVVRENPQFVEYFRQSTPEQELGRLPLGSRPAKRRAGGIESLRAIPWIFGWTQTRLMLPAWLGWETALSKALERGEGELLGQMREQWPFFRTRIDMLEMVLAKADADIAQSYDERLVEAELLPLGAQLRDLLSQACSVVLGLTGQSQLLAHSPDTLEFIRLRNTYLDPLHLLQAELLARSRQQEVEQGSPVEQALLVSVAGIAAGLRNTG
- the adk gene encoding adenylate kinase, whose translation is MRVILLGAPGAGKGTQAKFITEKFGIPQISTGDMLRAAVKAGTPLGVQAKSIMDAGGLVSDDLIIALVKDRIAQPDCANGFLFDGFPRTIPQAEALVTAGVELDAVVEIAVEDEEIVQRIAGRRVHEASGRVYHIVYNPPKLAGKDDITGEELVQRKDDTEETVRHRLSVYHSQTKPLVEFYQNLSAANGGKPKYSHIPGVGSVDAITAKVLAALS
- the tsaB gene encoding tRNA (adenosine(37)-N6)-threonylcarbamoyltransferase complex dimerization subunit type 1 TsaB; amino-acid sequence: MSTLLALDTATEACSVALLHDGKVTSHYEVIPRLHAQKLLPMIQQLLADAGTTLQAVDAIAFGRGPGAFTGVRIAIGVVQGLAFALDRPVLPVSNLAVLAQRALREQGVSQVAAAIDARMDEVYWGCYRETAGEMRLVGAEAVLPPEVAALPADASGDWFGAGTGWGYGERIAVNLSGSDAGMLPHAEDLLTLARFAWERGESIPADDAQPVYLRDKVATPKAR
- a CDS encoding DUF72 domain-containing protein produces the protein MDLPYYLGCPSWSENAWREYLYPVDAKTSDFLALYCQVFNAVEGNTTFYASPSPATVQRWAEIMPAHFRFTAKFPGDISHSGDLREQLTAAKTFLQLLKPLGERVSPLWLQLSKSFTPQRLPELVAFIDALDCPLAVEVRNEQFFAKGESERLLNRLLLDRGVERICLDPRALFSCLSTESSVIHAQSKKPRVPTRPAAFTQFPQVRFIGHPELEANDAFLVPWVAKIAEWIEEGRTPYIFLHTADNLLAAKLAQRFHAQLMQRLPGLPALPELYREPAVEQLGLL
- a CDS encoding isocitrate lyase/PEP mutase family protein encodes the protein MNVQASQAQLLKAQAFKALHDRQETFVIPNPWDAGSAKMLASLGYSALATTSAGYAFSQGKADGALSLDETLANVRAIVAATDLPVAVDLENGFADDPVEAAQSLLRAAEAGAVGGSIEDATGRPDAPIYCFEHAVARIEAAVAAVRTLPFPFVLTARAENYLHGNPDLDDTIRRLQAFAAAGADVLYAPGLRSAEEVRAVVQAVAPKPVNVLMSGGLKLTVQQLEEMGVRRISTGSALALAAFGEFFRAAEEIQQSGTFGFTSQSMPYAKANQFFKD
- a CDS encoding extensin family protein — encoded protein: MGRWLFWLVLLAIGGAAVSVWRGWLDVPAQWNPWAPLDVKAAPNWLTGYKLMRLRSDPELCAQALGSADLRVSRQADSPGAKCPLIGALRVQGGEVALSSSFIASCPLAVAYAMFEHHTLQPVAQSVYGQKVTRVDHLGSFACRNVYNRENGALSRHASADALDIAGFRLADGRTISVLKDWPKQNQDAQFLRQLRGGACESFSVVLSPDYNAAHRNHFHVDVGRWSVCR